The Paenibacillus sp. RC334 nucleotide sequence GAGCAGCTTCCCGTCCAAGAGCGCAAGCTGGCGGAATCCATTCTGCAATCTCCGGGAGATGTGCTGCATCTGGGCATTCGGGAGCTGGCGGAGCGTTGTGGTGTGAGTCCGGCGACCGTTACGCGGTTTTGCAAATCACTTCATTTTAAAGGCTATCCCGATTTCAAAATGAAGCTGGCCGCCGAGCTGCCCCGTTCTAATAGTGACGGTGAAGCCTCCTATCAGGACATCGTCGCCGGAAATTCGCTCTCTCGTATCGTGGAAGCTATAGAGGCGAATCATACCGCATCTATTGCGGACACGACCCGACTGCTGGATTTCAGCAAGCTGGAGCAGGCGATTGCATGGCTGTCCGCCACAAGCCGCATTGATCTGTACGGCATGGCGACTTCCTCGATTGTGGCGCAGGATTTTTATCAAAAGCTCATTCGAATTGGCAAAAATAGTACCGCCTTCGCGGACTCGCACATGCAGATTACCTCTGCCTCCTCGCTTGGGCCGGGAGATGTCGCCTTTGCCGTCTCCTATTCGGGGGAAACACAGGAAACCATCGCGGCTCTGCGCTGTGCACAGGAACAGGGAGCCAGAACATTATCCCTGACCTCCTTCGGAAATAACACGCTGGCAGGTGTTGCGGATATTGCGCTATTTTCCTCCTCGCTGGAAGAAGGGATGCGGCGTGGAGATATGGCGTCCCGCATTGCCCAGCTTCATATCATAGATATCCTGTTTACAGGTATGGTCAGCGCGGATTTTGACAAATATATTCCGAGACTGGAAGGTTCGTATCAGCAAGTAAGCAAGCTCAAAAAACAACCAGGGGGCCACTAAAGATGAACATACGTATTTTGAACAGCCGTGAAGACCTGAATGCTACCGCTGCCGCTGTGATCGCCAGTTTACTGCTGAACAAGCCTCAAGCCATGCTTGGGCTTGCTACCGGAAGTACACCTATCGGCATTTACCGTCATCTTGTAGAAATGTACCGTAAGGGACAGGTGAGCTTTGCACGAGCCTACTCCGTGAATCTCGATGAATACGTTGGTCTTCCCCCGGAACATCCGCAGAGCTACCGCAGCTTTATGAATGAGCACTTGTTTCAGCATATCGACATTCCTCTTGCCCATACACGCGTACCTGACGGTAATGCGGCTGATCTGGCAGCAGAATGTGCGGCCCACGAGCAGGCAATGCTAGATCATGGACCCGTGGATCTCCAATTGCTCGGCATTGGTCACAACGGTCATATCGGTTTTAATGAACCCGGGCACGGCCTGACCGGAGCCACACATGTGGTAGATTTGGAAGAGAGGACGCGTACAGCGAATGCCCGATTTTTTGGCAATATAGATGATGTACCCAAGCAAGCAGTCACAATGGGGGTAGGCACGATTCTGAAGGCGAAGCAAATTATACTGGTAGCTTTTGGCGCGGATAAGGCAGACATTGTAAAGCAGGCTTTCACCGGACCTGTAACCACAAAATGCCCGGCTTCCCTGCTGCAATGTCATCCCAACGTGCTGATTTTACTGGATCAGGAAGCGGGAGGCTGGTTGAATTGAACTCGGATGAAACGATTTTTGATTTAACCCAACTACTGTATGGACAAGTCGTTATTGGGGATCACATGATTGAAAAAGGGGTTGTCGCAATTGAGGGGCAATCCATCGTATATGCTGGTGCAGAGGATGATTTGCCTGCTGATCTAATTGCAGCAGTAGTGGAAAATCAGGGTGATGGGGCAGCGGTGGGGGCAAACATCATGCGATTGGAAAGCGGCTACCTGCTGCCGGGCTTTATTGATATTCATGTTCACGGCGGTAACGGAGAGGACTTTATGGACGCCGATCCGCAGGTACTGGATACGATTACCTCTTTTCACGGCTCACAAGGAACGACCGCCATGCTGGCTACCACCATGACCGCACCAAAAAAGCGAATCGACCAGGTGCTAAGTGAGGTTTACGCCTATATGGCGCAGCCTATGCCCTATGCACAACTGGAGGGCGTACATCTGGAAGGGCCGTTTATTAGCCCGAACTGGCCGGGAGCGCAAAACCCGGAGCATATTCAACTGCCGAATCTGGCCTGGGCGAAGGAATGGGAGCAGCGCTATCCGGGCCTTGTCCGCCAGTTGACGCTTGCACCAGAGCGGGAAGGCGCGCTAGAGCTGATTGCCTGGCTGCGCAGCCATAACATTACTGCGGCTCTCGGTCATACGGATGCCACGTATGAAGAGGTGGAACGCGCAGCGGCGGCGGGCCTGAACCATGCGGTGCATACGTTCAATGCCATGACTCCGCTGCATCACCGCAAGCCGGGAGCCGCCGGAGCCGTGCTTACCGATCCGCGCATTGAAGCGGAGGTGATTGCGGACGGTATCCACGTGCATCCGGCAGCGGTCTCCCTGCTCGCCAAGCTGAAACGGGAGCACAATCTTATTCTTATCACCGATGCTATGTCTGCCACCGGACTGGAGGACGGGCATTACACACTCGGTGATTTACCAGTAATCGTGCAGAGCGGTGTGGCACGGCTGGAGGATGGCGTGACTCTGGCAGGAAGCACGCTGACGATGATTGAAGGCTTCCAATATCTGGTTCGTCATGTGGGTCTGACCATTCCCCAGGCATCACAAGCCGCCAGCCTGAATCCGGCTAAGTCCCTGAACATTGCGCATCGAACAGGTTCGCTTGCAGCAGGCAAACAAGCAGACGTTCTGTTACTGGATGCGGACTTAAAGCTGCAAGGCGTATGGATTAAAGGAATACGAAGATAATTTCTTCTTATGATTCCCCTAAACCAAAGAGCTATCCCTCAGCGATTTCGCCGAGATGGATAGCTCTTTCTTTGGCATTACACACATATGTGGTGAATTAGCGATGATTCATAGGTGCAGGGGTATAATTTTGTGGACGAGTTGGTGCGGTTGTTGATCCATCTGTTGGATGAGTTGCACCAGCAGCAGGAGTCGGGAATACCCGTTGGATGATATCCGCCAATTGGGCACTCATTCCTTTGATCGGATGACCGTTTTGCACACTGCGTGTAAAGTCAGTGGTATGCTTTACAAAATCGGGGTTAGCCGATACATACACCTGTTCAATCGAAGGTGCAAATTGCTTTACCTTGTTGGCGATGCGACTTTTGACGGCTTCGGTCAACGTACTAGGCTCATACGCAGTTCTTGCGCCTTCCACTGTGGTGCCATCCGTGCGTCCGATATCCGTGCGGGTACCGTCCGCCAAGCCACGAATCATACCATAAGAACCAGTACCCATCGTGCCGTACAATCCGTCACCACGACGCGGAGGTGTTACGGGTCGGCTCATTCCATTGTCCGTAATTCCCGGCGCTATGCCATCGGTGGTATAGTTGCCTCTTGTACCATCCACCCCATACGTAGTCATGCCATGTGTATTCATGGGATGCTTAGTACCTTTAACGCTTGAAGTACCTACACCGGTTCCGTTGGCTTGGTCCTTCAAGGAAACCGCTACATAAGCATTACGGTTACCGACCAGCACTGTCGCAGATTTTACATCCGGCAACTCGGATATACGTTTGGACAAATTGCGATCGACTTGCAGATTACCAATTTGGTGTCCAGTTCCATTGGCATTTTGGTTTAAACGCATCCCGTCCATACCATTGGACTTAACTCCGAAACGGTTCACACCATCCATATGATGTGTACTTTGCGCGTTATAGCGGGTAGTGTTCGTGCGGACATTATGATTCGCAGTCCCACACCCTGTCAAAGCAGCCATACTGGCGAGCAAAGCAGCAGAAATCGTTAAACTGATTACCTTCTTAGTCCCTGGCATGAACTCATCCTCCATACATATAAAATGTGTG carries:
- a CDS encoding MurR/RpiR family transcriptional regulator, with translation MSPILHTLTHRLEQLPVQERKLAESILQSPGDVLHLGIRELAERCGVSPATVTRFCKSLHFKGYPDFKMKLAAELPRSNSDGEASYQDIVAGNSLSRIVEAIEANHTASIADTTRLLDFSKLEQAIAWLSATSRIDLYGMATSSIVAQDFYQKLIRIGKNSTAFADSHMQITSASSLGPGDVAFAVSYSGETQETIAALRCAQEQGARTLSLTSFGNNTLAGVADIALFSSSLEEGMRRGDMASRIAQLHIIDILFTGMVSADFDKYIPRLEGSYQQVSKLKKQPGGH
- the nagB gene encoding glucosamine-6-phosphate deaminase; the protein is MNIRILNSREDLNATAAAVIASLLLNKPQAMLGLATGSTPIGIYRHLVEMYRKGQVSFARAYSVNLDEYVGLPPEHPQSYRSFMNEHLFQHIDIPLAHTRVPDGNAADLAAECAAHEQAMLDHGPVDLQLLGIGHNGHIGFNEPGHGLTGATHVVDLEERTRTANARFFGNIDDVPKQAVTMGVGTILKAKQIILVAFGADKADIVKQAFTGPVTTKCPASLLQCHPNVLILLDQEAGGWLN
- the nagA gene encoding N-acetylglucosamine-6-phosphate deacetylase encodes the protein MNSDETIFDLTQLLYGQVVIGDHMIEKGVVAIEGQSIVYAGAEDDLPADLIAAVVENQGDGAAVGANIMRLESGYLLPGFIDIHVHGGNGEDFMDADPQVLDTITSFHGSQGTTAMLATTMTAPKKRIDQVLSEVYAYMAQPMPYAQLEGVHLEGPFISPNWPGAQNPEHIQLPNLAWAKEWEQRYPGLVRQLTLAPEREGALELIAWLRSHNITAALGHTDATYEEVERAAAAGLNHAVHTFNAMTPLHHRKPGAAGAVLTDPRIEAEVIADGIHVHPAAVSLLAKLKREHNLILITDAMSATGLEDGHYTLGDLPVIVQSGVARLEDGVTLAGSTLTMIEGFQYLVRHVGLTIPQASQAASLNPAKSLNIAHRTGSLAAGKQADVLLLDADLKLQGVWIKGIRR
- a CDS encoding YhcN/YlaJ family sporulation lipoprotein, whose translation is MPGTKKVISLTISAALLASMAALTGCGTANHNVRTNTTRYNAQSTHHMDGVNRFGVKSNGMDGMRLNQNANGTGHQIGNLQVDRNLSKRISELPDVKSATVLVGNRNAYVAVSLKDQANGTGVGTSSVKGTKHPMNTHGMTTYGVDGTRGNYTTDGIAPGITDNGMSRPVTPPRRGDGLYGTMGTGSYGMIRGLADGTRTDIGRTDGTTVEGARTAYEPSTLTEAVKSRIANKVKQFAPSIEQVYVSANPDFVKHTTDFTRSVQNGHPIKGMSAQLADIIQRVFPTPAAGATHPTDGSTTAPTRPQNYTPAPMNHR